A window from Setaria italica strain Yugu1 chromosome VIII, Setaria_italica_v2.0, whole genome shotgun sequence encodes these proteins:
- the LOC105914900 gene encoding disease resistance protein RPM1: MAEAVVGVLISKLGVALAKEAATYGASLLCKEASALKGLFGEIHKAKGELESMKAYLRESEKFKDTNETTGIFVKKVRELAFRIEDVVDEFSYKLEDDKHGGFVAKMIKRIKNVKSWHYLAVELRYINTELEEATKRRDRYVIPEMQRQDRTGDHRAKPNNQISCFAREEDVVGIEYYAEELQRWLLAAWVTVSKSYQVEDLLINIAREFGISTVDGSNMEMRTVVEVIRNHLEGKKYILVLDDVWEQDVWISNVMPVFPANCTDRFVLTSRVYEVASLATNECSIQLEPLPDKSSYKLFCKLAFWNNGEKTCPLELRDLAAKFLQKCEGLPIAIACMGRLLSCKSPTYSAWENVYEELELQSCKSAIPGVDTILKVSFEDLPYELKNCFLYCAIFPEDYELKRKRLIRHWITAGFITGKENKTLEQVAEGYLSELVNRSLLQVTRKNVFEQVKCCRMHDVIRSVALDKAENECFGKVYGSSGTFSVDGTRRISILSKNNEPLSQSCTTHLRAILAFTSDVNVYLLKRILASSRLLSTLDLQGTHIKMLPNEVFGLFNLRFLGLRYTRIEILPDAAGRLQNLEVLDAYVRRLTHNIKALRQVNGIKVPRSIRRLNRLHALQNVKASLETLHDIAALTELRTFAVSDVKSEHSLNLSSAIMNMSHLAHLSVAASIEHEKMCFPKQSFPRLRILKILDAPQLYEVEIEEGALESLVQIVFSKCPEMKLLPPGIKYHYIHSYERY, encoded by the exons ATGGCGGAGGCTGTTGTAGGAGTTCTGATCAGCAAGCTCGGTGTGGCCTTGGCAAAAGAGGCAGCAACTTATGGTGCATCCCTGCTTTGCAAGGAAGCTTCTGCCCTAAAGGGTCTTTTCGGTGAGATCCACAAAGCCAAGGGTGAGCTGGAGAGCATGAAGGCATACTTGCGTGAATCAGAGAAATTCAAAGATACCAATGAGACCACTGGCATATTTGTAAAGAAGGTTCGTGAATTAGCTTTTCGTATCGAGGATGTTGTCGATGAGTTCTCATACAAACTTGAGGATGACAAGCATGGAGGTTTTGTAGCCAAGATGATTAAGAGGATCAAGAATGTCAAAAGTTGGCACTATCTAGCCGTCGAGCTCCGATATATCAATACCGAGCTCGAAGAGGCTACAAAAAGGAGGGACCGTTATGTCATTCCAGAAATGCAGAGACAAGATAGAACTGGTGACCATCGTGCTAAACCCAACAATCAAATTTCATGTTTTGCGAGAGAAGAGGATGTAGTGGGCATTGAATATTATGCAGAAGAGCTCCAGCGGTGGCTTCTAGCTGCATGGGTAACTGTGTCAAAGAGTTACCAAGTTGAGGACTTGTTGATAAATATTGCTAGAGAGTTCGGCATCTCAACAGTTGACGGTAGCAATATGGAAATGAGAACAGTCGTTGAGGTCATCCGTAACCATCTTGAAGGTAAAAAGTATATCTTGGTTTTGGATGATGTTTGGGAACAAGATGTGTGGATTAGTAATGTCATGCCTGTATTCCCCGCTAATTGTACCGACAGATTTGTTCTCACATCAAGAGTATATGAAGTAGCATCATTGGCAACTAATGAATGTTCAATTCAGCTGGAACCACTACCAGACAAAAGCTCTTATAAGTTATTTTGCAAGCTAGCCTTTTGGAATAATGGTGAAAAAACTTGCCCTCTGGAGTTACGGGATTTAGCTGCAAAGTTCTTACAAAAGTGTGAAGGATTGCCTATTGCTATTGCATGCATGGGGCGCCTATTATCTTGCAAATCCCCAACTTACTCTGCTTGGGAAAATGTTTATGAGGAATTAGAGCTGCAGTCGTGTAAAAGTGCGATCCCTGGTGTCGATACCATTTTGAAAGTCAGCTTCGAGGATCTTCCATATGAGTTGAAGAACTGCTTCTTATATTGTGCAATATTTCCAGAGGATTATGAGCTGAAGAGGAAGAGGTTAATACGGCACTGGATTACTGCTGGATTCATCACTGGAAAAGAGAACAAAACACTAGAACAAGTGGCAGAGGGGTACTTAAGTGAGCTTGTAAACCGAAGCCTACTACAAGTCACGAGGAAGAATGTGTTTGAACAAGTGAAATGTTGCCGAATGCATGATGTCATCCGCAGTGTTGCCCTTGACAAGGCAGAGAACGAATGCTTTGGCAAAGTTTATGGGAGCTCTGGGACattttctgttgatggcacccgTCGAATATCAATACTGAGCAAAAATAATGAACCTCTAAGTCAGTCATGTACTACACATCTCCGTGCAATCCTTGCATTTACCAGTGACGTTAATGTTTATTTGCTCAAACGTATCCTTGCATCTTCAAGGTTACTATCAACACTGGATCTGCAAGGTACTCACATCAAGATGTTGCCTAATGAGGTCTTCGGCCTTTTCAATTTGCGATTTTTGGGTCTTAGATATACTAGAATTGAGATTCTACCTGATGCAGCAGGAAGATTACAAAATCTAGAAGTACTGGATGCAT ATGTACGAAGACTAACGCACAATATAAAAGCTCTCCGACAAGTCAACGGAATCAAGGTGCCTAGGAGCATTAGGCGCCTGAACAGGCTGCATGCTCTGCAAAATGTTAAAGCAAGCTTAGAGACTCTCCATGACATCGCAGCTTTGACGGAGTTAAGAACATTTGCAGTTAGCGATGTGAAAAGTGAGCACTCTTTAAACTTGAGCAGTGCTATCATGAATATGAGCCATCTTGCACATCTCTCAGTTGCTGCATCAATAGAACATGAA AAAATGTGCTTCCCCAAACAATCATTTCCTAGACTCCGAATATTGAAGATATTGGACGCTCCGCAGCTCTACGAAGTCGAAATAGAAGAAGGTGCACTGGAAAGCCTTGTACAGATTGTGTTTTCAAAGTGCCCAGAAATGAAGCTTCTTCCTCCAGGTATTAAATACCATTACATACATTCATATGAACGTTATTGA